In Rhodanobacter denitrificans, a single window of DNA contains:
- a CDS encoding peptidoglycan D,D-transpeptidase FtsI family protein, translating to MSWRNHIAPAQPSRRRGAGPSARRRMVVVVGLLGLVSAGLVARAFDLQVVRKQFYQRQGDARFLREMPIPVSRGTIFDRNGEPLAVSTPMMSIWANPAEVLDSDERIPALAQALGVDADGLKAQLAQRSDREFVYLRRQMAPAAAQAVLDLGIPGINGQREFKRYYPSGEVTAHVLGFTNIDDRGQEGLELAYDDWLAGKPGAKRVIRDRMGHVVEDIEQVRAPKPGQNLTLSIDRRIQFLAYSELKNALEKSQADSGSIVVLDVKTGEVLAMANLPTYNPNALGGSKPGQRRNRAMTDVLEPGSTVKPILMAAALSSGKYTPTSPIIDTTGGHWYFQGHDIHDTHNYGLLTPTGVITKSSNVGAARIAMTLDTTLMYDTYRAFGFGNSTESGFPGEAAGSLRIGRSWRPLEKAILGYGYGLNVTVLQLVNAYATIADGGVMHSPSFIKGGDATAKQIISPEVAGQLLRMMETVTGPGSTGTLARIANYSVAGKTGTAHKASVGGYAKSNYTSAFAGIVPASNPRLAAVVVIDNPQKGSYYGGTVSGPVFSRVMEGALRLLDVPPDNIGRWYVGGPLQNVDGLVGSKPPVDAPIDDAPVDEDTP from the coding sequence ATGAGCTGGCGCAACCACATCGCTCCCGCCCAGCCCAGCCGCCGTCGCGGCGCCGGCCCCAGCGCGCGTCGACGCATGGTGGTGGTGGTCGGCCTGCTCGGCCTGGTCTCGGCCGGCCTGGTCGCACGTGCGTTCGACCTGCAGGTGGTGCGCAAACAGTTCTACCAGCGCCAGGGCGATGCGCGCTTCCTGCGCGAGATGCCGATTCCGGTGTCGCGCGGCACCATCTTCGACCGCAACGGCGAGCCGCTGGCGGTGTCGACGCCGATGATGTCGATCTGGGCGAACCCGGCCGAGGTGCTCGACAGCGACGAGCGCATCCCCGCGCTGGCGCAGGCACTGGGCGTGGACGCGGACGGCCTGAAGGCGCAGCTGGCGCAGCGCTCGGACCGCGAGTTCGTCTACCTGCGCCGGCAGATGGCGCCGGCCGCGGCGCAGGCCGTGCTGGACCTGGGCATCCCCGGCATCAACGGCCAGCGCGAGTTCAAGCGCTACTACCCGTCTGGCGAGGTGACCGCGCACGTGCTCGGCTTCACCAACATCGACGACCGCGGCCAGGAAGGCCTGGAGCTGGCCTACGACGACTGGCTGGCCGGCAAGCCCGGCGCCAAGCGCGTGATCCGCGACCGCATGGGCCACGTGGTCGAGGACATCGAGCAGGTGCGCGCGCCCAAGCCGGGGCAGAACCTCACGCTCAGCATCGACCGGCGCATCCAGTTCCTCGCCTACAGCGAACTGAAAAACGCGCTGGAGAAATCGCAGGCCGATTCCGGCTCGATCGTGGTGCTCGACGTGAAGACCGGCGAAGTGCTGGCGATGGCCAACCTGCCCACCTACAACCCGAACGCGCTCGGCGGCAGCAAGCCGGGCCAGCGGCGCAACCGGGCGATGACCGACGTGCTCGAGCCGGGCTCCACCGTCAAGCCGATCCTGATGGCGGCGGCGCTGTCCAGCGGCAAGTACACGCCGACCAGCCCGATCATCGACACCACCGGCGGGCACTGGTATTTCCAGGGCCACGACATCCACGACACGCACAACTACGGGCTGCTCACGCCGACCGGGGTGATCACCAAGTCCAGCAACGTGGGCGCGGCGCGCATCGCCATGACGCTCGACACCACGCTGATGTACGACACCTACCGCGCGTTCGGCTTCGGCAACAGCACCGAGAGCGGCTTCCCTGGCGAGGCCGCCGGTTCGTTGCGCATCGGCCGCAGCTGGCGTCCGCTGGAGAAGGCCATCCTCGGCTACGGCTACGGCCTCAACGTGACCGTGCTGCAGCTGGTCAACGCCTACGCCACCATCGCCGACGGCGGCGTGATGCACAGCCCGAGCTTCATCAAGGGCGGCGACGCCACCGCCAAGCAGATCATTTCGCCGGAAGTGGCGGGCCAGCTGCTGCGCATGATGGAGACGGTGACCGGGCCGGGCAGCACCGGCACGCTGGCGCGCATCGCCAACTACAGCGTGGCCGGCAAGACCGGCACCGCGCACAAGGCCAGCGTCGGCGGCTACGCCAAGAGCAACTACACCTCGGCGTTCGCCGGCATCGTGCCGGCGTCGAACCCGCGCCTGGCCGCGGTGGTGGTGATCGACAACCCGCAGAAGGGCAGCTACTACGGTGGCACGGTGTCCGGGCCGGTGTTCTCCAGGGTGATGGAAGGTGCGTTGCGCCTGCTCGACGTGCCGCCGGACAACATCGGTCGCTGGTATGTCGGCGGCCCGCTGCAGAACGTCGACGGCCTGGTGGGCAGCAAGCCGCCGGTCGATGCGCCGATCGACGACGCCCCGGTCGACGAGGACACGCCATGA
- the ftsL gene encoding cell division protein FtsL, whose protein sequence is MKVLGALCLLMLLVAVLASALGVVWTRHESRVLFVSLTALQNQRDELNIEYGKLELEQATYAEPRRIDDEARQKLGMVDPRPQDIRLLR, encoded by the coding sequence ATGAAGGTACTCGGCGCCCTGTGCCTGCTGATGCTGCTGGTCGCGGTGCTGGCCAGCGCGCTCGGCGTGGTGTGGACGCGCCACGAGAGCCGCGTGCTGTTCGTCAGCCTGACCGCGCTGCAGAACCAGCGCGACGAGCTGAACATCGAATACGGCAAACTCGAACTGGAGCAGGCCACCTACGCCGAACCGCGGCGCATCGACGACGAGGCCCGGCAGAAGCTGGGCATGGTCGATCCGCGCCCGCAAGACATCCGGCTGCTGCGCTGA
- the rsmH gene encoding 16S rRNA (cytosine(1402)-N(4))-methyltransferase RsmH, translating into MAEQQLRHIPVMLGEAVEGLAVHAGGRYLDGTFGRGGHARAVLSRLGPDGRLLLMDRDPAAIAAAQAEFAGDPRVAIRHANFSSLAEWDETAAGLDGVLLDLGVSSPQLDEAARGFSFMADAPLDMRMDPSQGESAAEFLAHASEREIADVLWHFGEERHSRRIARAIVADREATPFTRTGQLAALIERVAGRREPGKHPATRSFQALRIRVNGELDALQQGLNAALERLKPGGRLAVISFHSLEDRAVKLFIRDHAGRVQNSRRGPPVQAAPAQLAAVGKAQFPSDAEQAANPRSRSAVLRVAEKLAAEGRA; encoded by the coding sequence ATGGCCGAGCAGCAGTTGCGGCACATCCCGGTGATGCTGGGTGAAGCAGTGGAGGGACTCGCCGTGCATGCGGGCGGGCGCTATCTCGATGGAACCTTCGGTCGCGGCGGTCACGCCCGCGCGGTGCTGTCGCGCCTGGGTCCCGACGGCCGGCTGCTGCTGATGGACCGCGATCCCGCTGCGATTGCCGCCGCGCAGGCCGAATTCGCGGGCGATCCGCGCGTGGCGATTCGCCACGCGAATTTCTCCAGCCTGGCCGAGTGGGACGAGACCGCGGCCGGCCTCGACGGCGTGTTGCTCGACCTCGGCGTGTCCTCGCCGCAGCTGGACGAGGCCGCGCGCGGCTTCAGTTTCATGGCCGATGCGCCGCTGGACATGCGCATGGATCCCAGTCAGGGCGAGAGCGCGGCGGAGTTCCTGGCCCACGCCAGCGAGCGCGAGATCGCCGACGTGCTGTGGCACTTCGGCGAGGAGCGCCACAGCCGGCGCATCGCCCGCGCCATCGTGGCCGACCGCGAGGCCACCCCGTTCACCCGCACCGGCCAGCTGGCCGCGCTGATCGAGCGCGTGGCCGGCCGGCGCGAGCCGGGCAAGCACCCGGCCACGCGCAGCTTCCAGGCGTTGCGCATTCGCGTGAACGGCGAGCTGGATGCCCTGCAGCAGGGCTTGAATGCGGCGCTGGAACGGCTCAAGCCCGGCGGCCGGCTGGCGGTGATCAGCTTCCATTCGCTGGAAGACCGCGCGGTGAAGCTGTTCATCCGCGATCACGCCGGCCGCGTGCAGAACAGCCGCCGCGGGCCGCCGGTGCAGGCCGCGCCGGCGCAACTGGCGGCGGTCGGCAAGGCGCAGTTTCCGTCCGACGCCGAGCAGGCGGCGAACCCGCGCTCGCGTTCGGCGGTGCTGCGCGTGGCGGAGAAACTTGCGGCGGAGGGCCGCGCATGA
- the mraZ gene encoding division/cell wall cluster transcriptional repressor MraZ, with amino-acid sequence MFQGETAITIDDKGRLTIPTAYREQVAGECANRLVLTYNPFESGCLWLFPYAAWELVRDQVNALSKVVKAHRDMQMKLVGAAAVVEPDSASRVLLPASQRATTGIEKKAVLLGMGDKFELWSEQEHLKKIRQTIGEGEITQAMAELRL; translated from the coding sequence GTGTTCCAGGGCGAAACCGCCATCACCATCGACGACAAGGGTCGCCTGACCATCCCCACCGCCTATCGGGAGCAGGTGGCGGGCGAGTGCGCGAACCGTCTGGTGCTCACCTACAACCCGTTCGAGTCCGGCTGCCTGTGGCTGTTCCCGTACGCGGCGTGGGAGTTGGTGCGCGACCAGGTCAATGCGCTGTCCAAGGTGGTCAAGGCGCATCGCGACATGCAGATGAAGCTGGTCGGCGCAGCCGCCGTGGTCGAGCCCGATTCGGCATCGCGGGTGTTGCTGCCGGCCAGCCAGCGTGCCACCACCGGCATCGAGAAGAAGGCGGTGCTGCTGGGCATGGGCGACAAGTTCGAGCTGTGGAGCGAGCAGGAGCACCTGAAGAAGATCCGCCAGACCATCGGCGAAGGCGAGATCACACAGGCAATGGCGGAATTGCGCCTGTAA
- the rsmI gene encoding 16S rRNA (cytidine(1402)-2'-O)-methyltransferase: MSAPLGCLWVVATPIGHRDDLSARAIETLRAVAVIAAEDTRHSRPLLLHHNIDTPLIALHEHNERDAVEAIVRRMQGGEAVALISDAGTPLISDPGFRLVRAARAAGIRCIPVPGACAAIAALSVAGLPSDRFVFEGFLPPKAAARRSRLQELAGDARTLIFYESSHRVAESLADMRDVFGAGREAVLARELTKLFETVLGEPLGLLAARVTADPDQQRGECVILVAGRGEEADAKLAEGRRVFAILREELPPAKAAKLAAAISGAPRRALYES, encoded by the coding sequence ATGTCAGCACCATTAGGCTGCTTGTGGGTGGTCGCCACGCCGATCGGCCACCGCGACGACCTGTCCGCACGGGCGATCGAGACCCTGCGCGCGGTGGCGGTGATCGCCGCCGAGGACACCCGCCACAGCCGGCCGCTGCTGCTGCATCACAACATCGACACGCCGCTGATCGCGCTGCACGAACACAACGAGCGCGACGCGGTGGAGGCGATCGTGCGCCGGATGCAGGGCGGCGAAGCGGTGGCGCTGATCTCCGACGCGGGCACGCCGCTGATCAGCGACCCGGGCTTCCGGCTGGTGCGCGCCGCGCGCGCGGCCGGCATCCGCTGCATCCCGGTGCCGGGCGCCTGCGCGGCGATCGCTGCGCTGTCGGTGGCCGGCCTGCCCAGCGACCGTTTCGTGTTCGAGGGTTTCCTGCCGCCGAAGGCAGCGGCACGGCGCAGCCGGCTGCAGGAGCTGGCGGGCGACGCGCGCACGCTCATCTTCTATGAGTCGTCGCACCGCGTCGCCGAAAGCCTGGCCGACATGCGCGACGTGTTTGGCGCCGGGCGTGAAGCGGTGCTCGCGCGCGAGCTGACCAAGCTGTTCGAGACGGTGCTGGGCGAGCCGCTGGGGTTGCTGGCGGCACGGGTCACCGCCGATCCCGACCAGCAGCGCGGCGAGTGCGTGATCCTGGTCGCCGGCCGCGGCGAGGAGGCCGACGCGAAGCTCGCCGAAGGGCGGCGTGTGTTCGCGATCCTGCGCGAGGAACTGCCGCCGGCGAAGGCGGCCAAGCTGGCGGCGGCGATCAGCGGCGCGCCGCGCAGGGCGTTATATGAATCGTGA
- a CDS encoding penicillin-binding protein activator: MRFMRLSRVAAIALLFSLVLAACVPANTPRSPAELAAAQSAEALSRQGQFDQAAQAWLALAAQSRGHADSYRLLAAEAWREEGRLERVAPVLAEIKRQRLSGDEPLRFDLLQAELALDRHDAATALRLTTQPNVAVPPALQLRLLEWRARAMAASGDRWGAARTRVQMDGQLSGYDHTQNRQQILDLLGRVGVESLKQRAAAMQRGDRMLPWVNEALNQLGVAVAQPPPDLQQPVGTLLPGAGANVREGYKAPSQVALLLPSDGNYAAASTAIREGFFAAYLDAGRNHAPRPSVRVYDSQGTADGAVKAYQQAVSDGARLVVGPLTRGEVAGVFSQARLPVPLLALNHPDDKQLPAGDASEFGLLPETEGAQAADHMVERGLRRVYAMVSTDDFAQRAAGAFKAELAARGGELAGTVTLPPGVTSYADLIAGLKLPTGTNAPPAAAVEPATAGTTAAAALSGAVSDAGIFISMRPEQARLLLPQLRIAQVNLPVIATSHVYAGSDDVAANRDLDGVEFCDAPWLFDAQPGLPNRDGIAARLPAARGGAARLFAFGMDAWNLVPYLEWLRAHPGSYVPGASGQLAADQFGRVRRVLIWAQFQNGLARPLGGSLQLDDAPSNAPPASAEPAPSSSPSSGTFQPAAD; the protein is encoded by the coding sequence ATGCGCTTCATGCGCCTCTCGCGCGTCGCCGCGATCGCACTGCTGTTTTCACTGGTGCTGGCCGCCTGCGTGCCGGCGAACACGCCGCGCTCGCCGGCCGAACTTGCCGCCGCGCAAAGCGCCGAGGCGCTGTCCCGGCAGGGCCAGTTCGACCAGGCCGCGCAGGCCTGGCTGGCGCTCGCCGCGCAGTCGCGCGGCCACGCCGACAGCTACCGATTGCTGGCCGCCGAGGCATGGCGCGAGGAAGGCCGGCTCGAACGCGTCGCCCCGGTGCTGGCCGAGATCAAGCGCCAGCGCCTGAGCGGCGATGAGCCGCTGCGCTTCGACCTGCTGCAGGCCGAGCTCGCGCTCGACCGCCACGACGCCGCCACCGCGCTGCGGCTCACCACCCAGCCAAACGTCGCCGTGCCGCCGGCGCTGCAGCTGCGCCTGCTGGAGTGGCGTGCCCGCGCGATGGCCGCCAGCGGCGACCGTTGGGGCGCCGCACGCACCCGCGTGCAGATGGACGGCCAATTGAGCGGCTACGACCACACCCAGAACCGCCAGCAGATCCTCGACCTGCTGGGCCGGGTCGGCGTCGAGTCGCTCAAGCAGCGCGCCGCCGCGATGCAGCGCGGCGACCGCATGCTGCCGTGGGTGAACGAGGCGCTGAACCAGCTCGGCGTCGCCGTGGCCCAGCCGCCGCCGGACCTGCAGCAGCCGGTCGGCACCCTGCTGCCCGGCGCCGGCGCGAACGTGCGCGAGGGCTACAAGGCACCCAGCCAGGTCGCCCTGCTGCTGCCCAGCGACGGCAATTACGCCGCGGCGAGCACCGCGATCCGCGAAGGCTTCTTCGCGGCCTATCTCGACGCCGGGCGCAACCACGCGCCACGTCCCTCGGTGCGCGTCTACGACAGCCAGGGCACCGCCGACGGTGCGGTCAAGGCCTACCAGCAGGCGGTCAGCGACGGCGCGCGGCTGGTGGTCGGCCCGCTGACCCGCGGTGAAGTCGCCGGGGTGTTCAGCCAGGCGCGACTGCCGGTGCCGTTGCTGGCGCTGAACCACCCCGACGACAAGCAGCTGCCCGCCGGCGATGCCAGCGAATTCGGCCTGCTGCCGGAAACCGAAGGCGCTCAGGCCGCCGACCACATGGTCGAACGCGGCCTGCGCCGGGTCTATGCCATGGTCTCCACCGACGATTTCGCGCAACGTGCCGCCGGCGCGTTCAAGGCCGAGCTGGCGGCGCGCGGCGGCGAGCTCGCCGGCACCGTCACCCTGCCGCCGGGCGTCACCAGTTACGCCGACCTCATCGCCGGACTGAAGCTTCCCACCGGCACCAACGCGCCGCCAGCGGCGGCGGTCGAACCGGCGACCGCCGGCACCACGGCGGCAGCCGCTCTCAGCGGCGCGGTGAGCGACGCCGGCATCTTCATCAGCATGCGTCCGGAACAGGCGCGCCTGTTGCTGCCGCAATTGCGCATCGCGCAGGTGAACCTGCCGGTGATCGCCACCTCGCACGTCTACGCGGGCAGCGACGACGTCGCCGCGAACCGTGACCTCGACGGCGTGGAATTCTGCGACGCACCGTGGCTGTTCGACGCCCAGCCGGGTCTGCCGAACCGCGACGGTATCGCCGCACGCCTGCCGGCGGCCCGCGGTGGCGCGGCGCGGCTGTTCGCATTCGGCATGGACGCATGGAACCTGGTGCCCTACCTGGAGTGGCTACGCGCGCACCCGGGCAGCTACGTGCCCGGCGCCAGCGGTCAGCTTGCCGCCGACCAGTTCGGCCGGGTACGCCGCGTGCTGATCTGGGCGCAGTTCCAGAACGGCCTGGCGCGCCCGCTGGGCGGCAGCCTGCAGTTGGACGACGCACCCTCGAACGCGCCGCCCGCCAGCGCCGAGCCGGCGCCGTCGAGCTCGCCGTCGAGCGGAACCTTCCAGCCCGCGGCGGACTGA
- a CDS encoding YraN family protein codes for MRAAGDDFEQRACTELLRAGLTLLARNYSTRHGELDLVMRDGDAVVFVEVRYRKSASHGDAAASVTTAKQAKLILAAQHWLAAHPQHARRSCRFDVVSYDGPSDAIRREWLRGAFEAG; via the coding sequence ATGCGCGCCGCCGGCGACGATTTCGAGCAGCGCGCCTGCACCGAACTGCTGCGCGCCGGTCTCACGCTGCTCGCGCGCAACTACAGCACCCGCCATGGCGAGCTGGATCTGGTGATGCGCGATGGCGACGCCGTGGTGTTCGTCGAAGTGCGCTACCGCAAGAGCGCCAGCCACGGCGACGCCGCCGCCTCGGTGACCACGGCCAAGCAGGCGAAACTGATCCTCGCCGCGCAACACTGGCTCGCCGCGCACCCGCAACACGCGCGGCGCAGCTGCCGCTTCGACGTGGTCAGCTACGACGGCCCATCCGATGCCATCCGGCGCGAATGGCTGCGCGGCGCATTCGAAGCCGGCTGA
- a CDS encoding FAD-binding oxidoreductase, with product MPLPDALLTHLREIFPDDALATAADQRRAAARDNSRHEHLPDAVVFPTTHAQVEALVRACREHKVPLTARGGGTSSTGASVPLTGGVVANFMRMNRILRIAPDDRLAVVEPGVTNEALQQALAPHGFFWAPDPGSAPWCTVGGNLACNAAGPHAVKYGATRDNVLGLAGVAGTGESFRCGTQTSKSAIGYDLTRLLIGSEGTLAVITETTLKLTPKPAALRSLRASYRDAASAAQAVARIMAQPATPCALEFMDALALKLAREHQPEAGVPEAAALLLIELDGAPDALEAACAAVEAAARVDGLVQLEVARDEAQTRALWAARKALSFAQRAVTQHKINEDVVVPVSRLPALVDSVRALSEKHAVPIVSFGHAGNGNLHVNFLPRDVDEIERAYAALPELFERVLALDGTLSGEHGIGAVKREFMPLALAGATLGLMRGIKAAFDPDGILNPGKLLP from the coding sequence ATGCCGCTGCCTGACGCACTGCTCACCCACCTGCGCGAGATCTTCCCCGACGATGCACTCGCCACGGCCGCCGACCAACGGCGCGCCGCCGCCCGCGACAATTCCCGCCATGAACACCTGCCCGACGCGGTGGTATTTCCCACCACTCACGCGCAGGTCGAGGCGCTGGTGCGCGCCTGCCGAGAACACAAGGTGCCGCTTACGGCGCGCGGCGGCGGTACCAGCTCCACCGGCGCCTCGGTGCCGCTGACGGGCGGCGTGGTGGCAAACTTCATGCGCATGAACCGCATCCTGCGCATCGCCCCGGACGACCGCCTCGCCGTGGTGGAGCCGGGCGTGACCAACGAGGCCTTGCAGCAGGCGCTGGCGCCGCACGGCTTCTTCTGGGCACCCGACCCGGGCTCGGCGCCGTGGTGCACGGTGGGCGGCAACCTCGCCTGCAATGCCGCCGGGCCGCACGCGGTGAAATACGGCGCCACCCGCGACAACGTGCTGGGCCTGGCCGGCGTGGCCGGCACCGGCGAAAGCTTCCGCTGCGGCACGCAGACCAGCAAGAGCGCGATCGGCTACGACCTCACCCGCCTGCTGATCGGCTCGGAAGGCACGCTGGCGGTGATTACCGAGACCACCTTGAAACTCACGCCGAAGCCGGCGGCGCTGCGCAGCCTGCGCGCCAGCTACCGCGACGCCGCCAGCGCCGCGCAGGCGGTGGCGCGCATCATGGCGCAGCCGGCCACGCCCTGCGCGCTGGAGTTCATGGACGCGCTGGCGCTGAAGCTGGCGCGCGAACACCAGCCCGAGGCCGGCGTGCCCGAGGCCGCGGCGCTGCTGCTGATCGAACTGGACGGCGCGCCCGATGCGCTGGAGGCGGCCTGCGCCGCGGTCGAGGCCGCCGCCCGCGTGGACGGTCTGGTGCAGCTGGAGGTGGCGCGCGACGAAGCGCAGACTCGCGCGCTGTGGGCCGCGCGCAAGGCCCTGTCGTTCGCCCAGCGCGCGGTGACCCAGCACAAGATCAACGAGGACGTGGTGGTGCCGGTCTCGCGCCTGCCCGCGCTGGTGGACAGCGTGCGCGCGCTGTCGGAAAAGCACGCCGTGCCGATCGTGAGCTTCGGCCACGCCGGCAACGGCAACCTGCACGTGAACTTCCTGCCGCGCGACGTGGACGAGATCGAGCGCGCCTACGCCGCGCTGCCCGAGCTGTTCGAACGGGTGCTCGCGCTGGACGGCACGCTCTCCGGCGAGCACGGCATCGGCGCGGTGAAACGCGAGTTCATGCCGCTGGCGCTGGCGGGCGCGACGCTGGGCCTGATGCGCGGCATCAAGGCCGCGTTCGACCCGGACGGCATCCTGAACCCGGGGAAGTTGCTGCCTTGA
- a CDS encoding uracil-DNA glycosylase family protein encodes MDELLADIRSCRTCSQQNPPGLRPVLQASATARLLIVSQAPGRKVEQTGIPFNDVSGERLRDWLQIGRDTFYDAARVAIVPMDFCYPGKGRSGDLPPRPACAAIWHPQLFPLMPRVRLTLAIGQYAQAGLLGSARAATLTDTVRDWRTHLARGVLPLPHPSPRNRPWVLHNPWFEAELLPVLRERVASALAAAD; translated from the coding sequence ATGGACGAGCTGCTGGCCGACATCCGCAGCTGTCGCACCTGCTCGCAGCAGAATCCGCCGGGGCTGCGTCCGGTGCTGCAGGCGTCGGCGACGGCGCGACTGCTGATCGTCAGCCAGGCGCCGGGGCGCAAGGTCGAGCAGACCGGCATCCCGTTCAACGACGTCAGCGGCGAGCGGCTGCGGGACTGGCTGCAGATCGGTCGCGACACGTTCTACGACGCCGCGCGCGTGGCGATCGTGCCGATGGATTTTTGCTACCCCGGCAAGGGTCGCAGCGGCGACCTGCCGCCACGCCCCGCATGTGCGGCGATCTGGCACCCGCAGCTGTTTCCGCTGATGCCCCGCGTGCGTCTGACCCTGGCCATCGGCCAGTATGCGCAGGCGGGGCTGCTGGGCAGCGCACGCGCGGCGACGCTCACCGACACGGTGCGCGACTGGCGCACGCACCTGGCCCGTGGCGTGCTGCCGCTGCCGCACCCCAGCCCGCGCAACCGGCCCTGGGTGCTGCACAACCCGTGGTTCGAGGCCGAGCTGCTGCCGGTGCTGCGCGAACGGGTGGCATCCGCGCTTGCCGCCGCGGATTGA
- a CDS encoding nucleoside permease, with product MSLKLRLTVLNFFQYYIWGAWLLTIGTWWFQTQHWSGTSFGAIFSTMGIASLFMPSLVGIVADKWINAERLYGMLQIAGAMVLFAIPHVRDPEQMFWVMLLNMCFYMPTISLAITVAYNALKQDGLDVVNTYPPIRVWGTIGFIAATWTTSLLGFKASPAQFHVAAAASLLLGLYAFTLPKCPPKLGAAQGRSLVDRLGLTSFVLFKNRNMAVFFLFAMLLGAALQLTNAYGDAFLSDFVKVPAYANLLAVKYSTIIISISQFSETAFILTIPFFLKRFGIKAVMTMSMLAWVLRFGLFAFGDPAGGLWMIVLSCIIYGMAFDFFNISGSLFVESQADPKIRASAQGLFMLMTNGVGAVLGSLIAGFVIDHFFTNHACDDAVLICKDWHGIWLAFAGYALVMALLFVPLFKHRHDAAAAQQAVPTH from the coding sequence ATGAGCCTCAAGCTCCGCCTTACCGTACTCAATTTCTTCCAGTACTACATCTGGGGCGCCTGGCTGCTGACCATCGGCACCTGGTGGTTCCAGACCCAGCACTGGTCGGGCACCAGCTTCGGCGCGATCTTCTCGACCATGGGCATCGCCTCGCTGTTCATGCCTTCACTGGTCGGCATCGTGGCGGACAAATGGATCAACGCCGAGCGCCTGTACGGCATGCTGCAGATCGCCGGCGCGATGGTGCTGTTCGCGATCCCGCACGTGCGCGACCCGGAGCAGATGTTCTGGGTGATGCTGCTGAACATGTGCTTCTACATGCCGACCATCTCGCTGGCGATCACGGTGGCCTACAACGCGCTCAAGCAGGACGGCCTGGACGTGGTGAACACCTATCCGCCGATCCGCGTGTGGGGCACCATCGGCTTCATCGCGGCCACCTGGACCACCAGCCTGCTCGGCTTCAAGGCCTCGCCCGCGCAGTTCCACGTGGCCGCGGCCGCCTCGCTGCTGCTGGGCCTGTATGCCTTCACCCTGCCCAAGTGCCCGCCCAAGCTGGGCGCCGCCCAGGGTCGCAGCCTGGTCGACCGGCTCGGCCTCACCTCATTTGTGCTGTTCAAGAACCGCAACATGGCGGTGTTCTTCCTCTTCGCGATGCTGCTCGGCGCGGCGTTGCAGCTCACCAACGCCTACGGCGACGCCTTCCTCAGCGACTTCGTCAAGGTGCCCGCATACGCCAACTTGCTGGCGGTGAAGTACTCCACCATCATCATCTCGATCTCGCAGTTCTCCGAAACCGCGTTCATCCTCACCATCCCGTTCTTCCTGAAGCGCTTCGGCATCAAGGCGGTGATGACGATGAGCATGCTGGCCTGGGTGCTGCGCTTCGGCCTGTTCGCGTTCGGCGACCCGGCCGGCGGCCTGTGGATGATCGTGCTCTCGTGCATCATCTACGGCATGGCGTTCGACTTCTTCAACATTTCCGGCTCGCTGTTCGTGGAGAGCCAGGCCGACCCGAAGATCCGCGCCAGCGCGCAGGGCCTGTTCATGCTGATGACCAACGGCGTGGGCGCCGTGCTCGGCAGCCTGATCGCCGGCTTCGTGATCGACCACTTCTTCACCAACCACGCGTGCGACGACGCGGTGCTGATCTGCAAGGACTGGCACGGCATCTGGCTGGCCTTCGCCGGCTACGCACTGGTGATGGCGCTGCTGTTCGTGCCGCTGTTCAAGCACCGGCACGACGCGGCCGCCGCGCAGCAGGCCGTGCCGACGCACTGA